One Papaver somniferum cultivar HN1 chromosome 10, ASM357369v1, whole genome shotgun sequence genomic window carries:
- the LOC113319036 gene encoding E3 ubiquitin-protein ligase RMA1H1-like — protein MDAEAYFQEAMSHHSEMGADFSKSWENSVSSSPAKCSDSTDDGFQCNICLDHAHEPVVTLCGHLYCWPCIYKWLHFQNSSPSISDQQPQCPVCKAGVSQSMLVPLYGRGYSLPRPETDHNDKGSSLEIPSRPSAHGVHALTAASPTSDGSSGNHFRLQSQFQSNQQQPQHYPRFYNETLASFPRSGSATATVAVHPMVGMFGEMMYATARIFGNGSEMGLFVHPNSYDLMRNNSSPRVRRQEIKTEKSLNRISIFLFFCVILCLLSF, from the coding sequence ATGGATGCAGAAGCTTATTTCCAAGAAGCCATGTCACACCACTCAGAGATGGGTGCAGATTTTTCTAAGTCATGGGAAAactctgtttcttcttctcctgcaAAATGTTCTGACAGCACTGATGATGGTTTTCAATGCAATATCTGCCTGGACCATGCCCATGAACCTGTAGTAACTTTATGTGGTCATCTGTACTGCTGGCCTTGTATCTACAAATGGCTTCACTTCCAGAATTCTTCTCCTAGCATATCAGATCAACAGCCACAATGTCCTGTCTGCAAGGCGGGTGTGTCCCAGTCTATGTTGGTTCCACTTTATGGAAGGGGATACTCTCTTCCTCGCCCAGAAACAGACCATAACGACAAGGGATCCTCTCTCGAGATACCTTCAAGACCTTCAGCTCATGGAGTGCATGCCCTAACTGCCGCTAGTCCAACTAGTGATGGTAGTAGTGGTAATCATTTCAGATTGCAATCACAGTTCCAGTCTAATCAGCAACAACCGCAGCATTACCCTCGGTTTTACAATGAGACCTTGGCATCATTTCCTCGTTCAGGGTCCGCGACAGCAACAGTAGCCGTTCATCCGATGGTAGGAATGTTTGGTGAGATGATGTATGCAACTGCAAGAATCTTTGGTAATGGTTCTGAGATGGGTTTATTTGTCCATCCGAACTCATATGATTTGATGAGGAATAATAGTAGCCCAAGGGTTAGAAGGCAAGAAATAAAGACTGAAAAGTCTCTTAATAGGATTTcaatcttcctcttcttctgtgTAATTTTATGCCTACTCTCCTTCTGA